A window of the Bacteriovorax sp. PP10 genome harbors these coding sequences:
- a CDS encoding VOC family protein, with amino-acid sequence MKKNKLWFRRKTYGWGWTPITWEGWLVTFIVLVIPLCIRLTAKALDVERATQYFYTWASVPMLLMALVLICFRYGEKPKWQWGLKRTKIAHIDLVVSNYKDSVRFYDLILISLGWEKLVSRLEYTSYTDGTLKIIIMPAQGVEKFKSPKTLAFYAETKEIVDDFYREVMLKNNMSAFNGTGAVGDNNYYSVQLAGPDQVIIEVMYSPFYCDKEFALNNLDNNFNPYA; translated from the coding sequence TGGACGCCAATTACCTGGGAAGGATGGCTAGTCACATTTATCGTTTTAGTAATCCCTCTATGTATCAGACTTACTGCTAAAGCTTTAGATGTTGAAAGAGCAACTCAATATTTTTACACATGGGCATCAGTTCCCATGTTGCTTATGGCCCTTGTCCTAATTTGCTTTCGTTACGGTGAAAAACCTAAGTGGCAATGGGGATTAAAAAGAACGAAGATTGCTCACATTGACCTGGTTGTTTCAAACTATAAAGATAGTGTGCGCTTTTACGACTTAATTTTAATTAGCCTTGGCTGGGAAAAATTAGTGAGTCGTCTTGAATACACTTCATACACAGATGGAACGCTAAAAATTATTATTATGCCAGCTCAAGGTGTAGAAAAATTTAAATCTCCAAAGACTTTAGCATTTTATGCTGAGACTAAAGAGATCGTGGATGATTTTTACCGTGAAGTTATGTTGAAAAATAATATGTCTGCTTTTAATGGGACGGGAGCAGTAGGAGATAATAACTATTACTCTGTTCAGCTTGCAGGCCCTGATCAAGTGATTATTGAAGTTATGTATTCGCCATTTTACTGCGATAAAGAATTCGCCTTAAACAATCTAGACAATAATTTTAATCCATATGCTTAA
- a CDS encoding SIS domain-containing protein yields the protein MISKMRTEALEAADVMYKQVQENKSLLQNIAKELNAIDPYSIVSIARGSSDHAAQYLNYLTMAKLGKLPTSLSMSILTLYKTELDVRRSIGIAISQSGQSPDVVNPLKYFTEHSLGSLALVNDTSSPLASAAKWTVPLHAGAEKSVAATKSFIASLSASAHLVASWKNDTALLEGLDRLPEDLKKAQACDWTSAIETLKNAKRIMVVGRGFGLPLALEASLKFKETCSIQAEAFSAAEIKHGPQALIENGYPLIVFANRGPALHSMLELAQDMRARGAKVILAAPSFVKEKDLLIHSAHSEELDILSAAQSFYLMIEELSKSLGLNPDEPRHLSKVTKTN from the coding sequence GTGATTTCTAAAATGAGAACAGAAGCTCTAGAAGCTGCGGACGTAATGTACAAACAAGTTCAAGAGAACAAATCATTACTTCAAAACATTGCTAAAGAATTAAATGCGATTGATCCCTACTCTATTGTGAGTATTGCTCGTGGAAGCTCGGATCATGCTGCTCAATATTTAAATTATTTAACGATGGCAAAATTGGGTAAACTTCCAACGTCGCTTTCAATGTCAATTCTTACTCTTTATAAAACTGAACTTGATGTAAGACGCTCTATTGGAATTGCTATTTCTCAATCGGGCCAAAGCCCGGATGTGGTGAATCCTCTAAAGTATTTTACTGAACATAGCTTAGGTAGTTTAGCTTTGGTGAATGATACTTCTTCACCGCTGGCAAGTGCTGCGAAATGGACTGTGCCTCTACATGCTGGTGCAGAAAAATCAGTGGCCGCAACGAAAAGTTTTATCGCTTCTCTTTCTGCCTCTGCTCATCTGGTTGCTTCTTGGAAAAACGATACTGCTCTTCTTGAAGGTCTTGATAGACTCCCTGAAGATCTAAAAAAAGCACAAGCATGTGATTGGACTTCAGCGATTGAGACACTAAAAAATGCAAAACGCATTATGGTTGTAGGTCGTGGATTTGGATTGCCGCTGGCACTTGAAGCCTCTCTTAAATTTAAAGAAACTTGTTCAATTCAAGCAGAAGCTTTTAGTGCTGCTGAAATTAAGCATGGGCCTCAGGCCTTAATTGAAAATGGTTATCCTTTAATTGTATTTGCCAACAGAGGACCAGCTCTGCATTCGATGCTTGAACTTGCTCAGGATATGAGAGCAAGAGGGGCTAAAGTTATCTTGGCAGCACCATCATTTGTTAAAGAAAAAGACTTATTGATTCATTCAGCTCACTCTGAAGAATTAGATATTTTAAGTGCAGCTCAGTCGTTTTATTTAATGATTGAAGAGCTTTCAAAGTCTCTTGGGCTTAACCCTGATGAGCCTCGCCATCTTTCGAAAGTGACGAAGACAAATTAA
- the nagA gene encoding N-acetylglucosamine-6-phosphate deacetylase yields MKTIKANILSDSKVVSAEISYTDKVQKINVLGPADKSLPLLVAGFIDLHVHGGGGSDIMEAGSAITTIASTHARFGTTSFLATTMTAPFEDLEKSFLAMKETYSSRGKNQSRILGVHLEGPFISSEKLGAQPNFTREATLKEINHLNNIVPIKVITLAPEVFNHLELIPELKKMGIVVQIGHTNGTYEEGVTALNQGAKSFTHLFNAMSSFHHRAPGMAGAALAHAQYAELIPDLEHVHPGAIKAALRCIPDLYFVTDSTAATGMPDGDYKLGSHTVHKCLGGVRLADGTLAGSALTMDQAFRNLLTLGLAPEEISRKLSTIAAELIGVKERGSIAVGKFADFVILNSEHKIKTVIIEGDECDF; encoded by the coding sequence ATGAAAACAATCAAAGCTAATATTCTTTCTGATTCAAAAGTTGTCTCAGCTGAAATTTCTTATACTGATAAAGTTCAAAAGATTAATGTATTGGGCCCTGCTGATAAATCTCTTCCACTTTTAGTTGCAGGCTTTATTGATCTGCATGTTCATGGTGGTGGTGGATCAGATATTATGGAAGCTGGTTCAGCAATTACAACGATTGCTTCAACTCATGCTCGTTTTGGAACAACTAGTTTTCTTGCTACAACAATGACAGCTCCATTTGAAGATTTAGAAAAATCATTCTTGGCGATGAAAGAAACTTATTCATCGAGAGGGAAAAACCAATCTCGTATTTTAGGTGTGCACCTGGAAGGCCCTTTCATCAGCTCTGAAAAACTTGGTGCTCAACCAAATTTCACTAGAGAAGCTACCTTAAAAGAGATTAATCATTTAAATAATATTGTTCCGATAAAAGTCATTACACTCGCTCCTGAAGTTTTTAATCACCTGGAATTAATTCCTGAATTAAAGAAAATGGGAATCGTCGTTCAGATTGGTCACACGAATGGAACATATGAAGAAGGAGTGACGGCACTTAACCAAGGGGCGAAGAGCTTTACTCACCTCTTTAATGCCATGTCGAGCTTTCATCATAGAGCTCCAGGAATGGCCGGAGCGGCACTTGCTCACGCTCAGTATGCTGAACTTATTCCTGATTTAGAACACGTTCATCCTGGGGCAATTAAAGCAGCACTACGATGTATTCCTGATTTATATTTTGTGACTGACTCAACGGCCGCGACAGGTATGCCTGATGGTGATTATAAATTGGGAAGTCATACCGTGCATAAATGCTTAGGTGGAGTTCGTCTTGCTGATGGAACTCTTGCTGGAAGTGCATTAACGATGGATCAAGCTTTTAGAAATCTTTTAACTTTAGGATTAGCTCCTGAAGAAATATCAAGAAAACTTTCAACTATCGCAGCTGAACTAATTGGTGTGAAAGAACGTGGAAGTATTGCTGTCGGAAAATTTGCGGACTTTGTAATACTCAATAGCGAACATAAAATTAAAACTGTCATCATTGAAGGAGATGAATGTGATTTCTAA
- a CDS encoding glucosamine kinase nucleotide-binding domain-containing protein has translation MNIKSPVSATIAEDYTIKYLVGVDGGGSGTRIIVTDKKLKILASAQGDPSALGQGIEKAWRAVLDTLARAFHYGNIPVPMLSECAIGFGLSGANNIIWKNEFYMRNPGFKNIIVDTDGFTTLLGAHGGNPGAIVAVGTGSVGMVLTKDGIRRDVSGWGFPAGDEASGAWLGLKAAAITQKTIDGRRPPSTLSEHVLKFCGKEPAQFLNWLGNAGQNSFAQLAPLVFQSAATDIDAKNLLIAAGLEIDMMAKALDPNGELPLSICGRLGEALIPYLPESTKSRNQTAQGDSTIGALLLVSKNA, from the coding sequence ATGAATATAAAATCACCCGTGAGCGCAACCATTGCTGAAGACTACACTATTAAATACCTTGTCGGTGTTGATGGTGGTGGAAGCGGAACTCGCATTATTGTGACAGATAAAAAATTAAAAATTCTAGCGAGTGCTCAAGGTGATCCTTCGGCCTTAGGTCAGGGAATTGAAAAAGCATGGAGAGCGGTTCTCGATACTCTTGCACGTGCTTTTCATTACGGAAATATTCCTGTGCCGATGCTTTCTGAATGTGCGATTGGATTTGGCTTATCAGGTGCGAACAACATCATCTGGAAAAACGAATTCTATATGAGAAATCCTGGATTCAAAAATATCATTGTCGATACTGATGGTTTTACAACTCTGCTTGGCGCTCATGGAGGAAATCCTGGTGCTATCGTTGCTGTTGGAACTGGAAGCGTGGGGATGGTTTTAACGAAGGATGGTATAAGAAGAGATGTTTCTGGTTGGGGGTTTCCCGCTGGAGATGAAGCAAGTGGGGCCTGGCTTGGATTAAAGGCCGCGGCGATTACTCAAAAAACTATTGATGGAAGAAGACCTCCTTCGACTTTAAGCGAACATGTTTTAAAGTTCTGCGGGAAAGAGCCTGCTCAATTTTTAAACTGGCTGGGAAATGCTGGTCAAAATAGTTTTGCGCAACTTGCTCCTTTAGTTTTTCAATCTGCTGCTACTGATATCGATGCTAAGAATTTATTAATCGCTGCTGGTCTAGAAATTGACATGATGGCAAAGGCCTTGGATCCCAATGGTGAATTGCCTTTATCGATCTGCGGACGATTAGGCGAAGCACTTATTCCTTATCTCCCAGAGAGTACAAAATCAAGAAATCAAACAGCTCAAGGTGATTCTACGATCGGTGCCTTATTGCTTGTTTCAAAGAATGCATAA
- a CDS encoding LolA family protein, with the protein MKKILFPIAIILLSSTAAFAEFLPQSFSSKFEQEYISTLKGKTKKGNGTIEYKYPGQIRFETNTPSTVIFVSNGVKAWYYRAPFIEGEQGEVTESSAKEGATIYIKFFDSLKNGLVSNEYYDVKKGEPATIVFKPKTAKELGIKESMLYFKNKTSQKFEDLEAINLVFADGKNSKLKFVDLKVNPAMAGDRFNFTAPANTKKTN; encoded by the coding sequence ATGAAGAAAATTTTATTCCCGATCGCTATTATATTATTGAGTTCTACTGCGGCCTTTGCTGAGTTTTTACCACAATCTTTTTCATCGAAATTCGAACAAGAGTACATTAGTACCCTTAAAGGAAAAACGAAAAAAGGGAATGGAACGATTGAGTACAAATACCCAGGACAAATCCGCTTCGAAACAAACACTCCAAGCACAGTGATCTTCGTAAGTAACGGCGTAAAAGCTTGGTACTACCGTGCTCCTTTTATTGAAGGTGAGCAGGGGGAAGTGACAGAATCTTCTGCTAAAGAAGGTGCCACAATCTATATCAAATTTTTCGACTCACTAAAAAATGGATTAGTTTCTAACGAATATTATGATGTAAAAAAAGGTGAGCCAGCAACGATTGTGTTCAAACCAAAAACAGCAAAAGAATTGGGCATTAAAGAATCAATGTTATATTTCAAAAATAAGACAAGCCAGAAGTTTGAAGATTTGGAAGCTATCAATCTAGTTTTTGCAGATGGAAAGAACTCGAAATTGAAGTTTGTTGATTTAAAAGTTAATCCTGCAATGGCCGGCGACAGATTTAATTTTACTGCACCGGCAAACACTAAAAAAACGAATTAG